In Chitinophagales bacterium, one DNA window encodes the following:
- a CDS encoding cation-translocating P-type ATPase, giving the protein MNHHLLPVAETYELYNSSADGLSTDESELRLQQYGENKLEERKKVSAALILLRQLKQVMILILIAAAVISIITGDIKDAIVIMAIVVLNAVIGFVQDYRAEKAMEALKKLSASFAAVRRAGYIHQLPAASLVPGDVVLLEAGTIVPADIRLTQVHSLRIEEAMLTGESGAVEKRTDAINLPNLPLGDRLNMAYKSTIVSYGRGEGIVVATGMNTEIGRIAQLLREKEQLTPLQKRLDDFGKKLSIIVIAICIVLFTAGWKQGANAITMLLTSISVAVAAIPEALPAVITIALASGAKRMIRQNALIRKLMAVETLGAVTYICSDKTGTITQNQMKVTDLWLSPSSTGLHDLSSKELLLLAMAMNHDVVKDENDLLIGDATEIALASYASSNFDHPVYSHGKRTHELPFDAERKRMTTIYPFNNKWLIVTKGAVESILEICHPRLDDPVAEKAIQFAQEGKRVLAYAIGILNTLPNVIAIDTIECRLRCIGLVAMMDAPREGVKQAIMDCYTAGITPVMITGDHPVTAKTIAMETGIMRKESDRLMTGAELDALTDDAYADIIGDVKVYARVSPEQKLRIIRILQQKNELVAMTGDGVNDAPALNSANIGIAMGITGTDVSKESAHMILLDDNFTSIIHAVREGRRIFDNIKKFIKYVMACNGGELWTICLAPLAGLPIPLLPVQILWINLVTDGLPGLALTAEPAEENVLNRPPRKQGEGFFAGGLGIHILWVGFLMGLVCFGIQACALFFGNDNWQTIIFTVLSISQMGHAMAIRSDTKSLFSQGVFGNRQLFVAVLFTLVLQVASIYVPFMQEILGTRPLSFSELIFCLIMSGIVFWAVEAEKYFKRNRMKKGCA; this is encoded by the coding sequence ATGAATCATCATCTCTTACCGGTGGCTGAAACTTATGAATTGTATAACAGCAGCGCTGACGGATTGAGCACTGATGAATCCGAACTGCGTTTGCAGCAATATGGGGAAAACAAGCTGGAAGAAAGGAAAAAGGTTTCTGCAGCCTTAATACTATTGCGTCAGCTGAAGCAGGTAATGATACTGATACTGATAGCGGCAGCAGTGATATCAATAATTACCGGCGATATAAAAGATGCCATTGTAATTATGGCCATTGTGGTACTGAATGCCGTGATCGGTTTTGTTCAGGATTACCGTGCGGAAAAAGCAATGGAGGCATTGAAGAAATTATCTGCATCATTCGCGGCGGTGCGGAGGGCAGGATACATACATCAGCTTCCGGCTGCATCACTGGTTCCGGGCGATGTGGTTTTGCTGGAGGCGGGTACCATAGTGCCCGCTGACATCCGGCTGACACAGGTTCATTCATTAAGAATTGAAGAAGCTATGCTCACCGGTGAATCAGGTGCCGTGGAAAAACGCACGGATGCAATCAACCTGCCCAATCTCCCGCTGGGCGACCGGCTTAACATGGCTTATAAATCCACGATTGTCAGCTACGGCCGCGGGGAAGGCATTGTAGTAGCCACCGGCATGAATACGGAAATCGGCCGCATAGCGCAGCTGCTAAGGGAGAAGGAACAACTGACGCCATTGCAAAAACGATTAGATGACTTTGGAAAGAAGTTGTCCATCATCGTCATCGCCATCTGTATAGTCCTTTTTACAGCAGGATGGAAACAGGGAGCAAACGCCATTACTATGCTGCTCACTTCTATCTCTGTCGCGGTGGCTGCTATTCCCGAAGCCTTACCTGCCGTCATCACCATCGCCCTTGCATCAGGTGCCAAACGAATGATACGTCAAAATGCACTTATCAGGAAACTGATGGCAGTGGAAACATTAGGTGCTGTCACCTACATCTGTTCAGATAAAACCGGCACCATCACACAAAATCAGATGAAGGTGACTGACCTCTGGCTCTCACCCTCTTCCACCGGACTCCATGATTTATCTTCCAAAGAACTGTTGCTGCTTGCAATGGCTATGAACCATGATGTGGTAAAAGATGAAAACGACCTCCTCATCGGCGATGCAACGGAAATTGCCCTTGCCAGCTATGCAAGCAGCAATTTTGATCACCCGGTTTACTCCCATGGGAAAAGGACACATGAGCTGCCTTTTGATGCTGAAAGAAAAAGAATGACCACCATTTATCCTTTTAATAACAAGTGGCTGATAGTGACAAAAGGCGCCGTCGAAAGTATATTGGAAATCTGCCATCCACGCCTGGATGATCCTGTGGCAGAAAAAGCTATTCAGTTTGCGCAAGAAGGCAAGCGCGTGCTGGCTTATGCCATTGGCATACTCAACACTTTGCCGAATGTAATTGCCATTGACACCATTGAATGCAGGTTACGCTGCATCGGGCTGGTAGCCATGATGGATGCGCCCAGAGAGGGCGTAAAACAAGCAATCATGGATTGTTATACGGCAGGCATCACACCGGTGATGATTACCGGCGACCATCCTGTCACGGCAAAAACAATTGCCATGGAAACAGGTATCATGCGCAAAGAATCAGACAGGCTCATGACCGGTGCGGAGCTCGACGCTTTAACAGATGATGCATATGCTGATATCATAGGTGATGTAAAAGTGTATGCGCGTGTTTCACCTGAACAGAAACTCAGGATCATCAGGATACTGCAACAGAAAAACGAACTGGTGGCCATGACCGGAGATGGCGTGAATGATGCCCCGGCGCTGAATAGCGCGAACATCGGAATTGCCATGGGCATCACCGGCACAGATGTTTCGAAAGAATCCGCTCATATGATCCTGCTCGACGATAACTTTACGTCCATTATTCATGCGGTGCGGGAAGGAAGAAGGATTTTTGATAATATCAAAAAATTTATAAAGTATGTAATGGCATGCAATGGGGGTGAGCTTTGGACCATTTGCCTTGCCCCGCTGGCGGGATTGCCGATACCCTTGCTGCCGGTGCAGATACTATGGATCAACCTGGTGACCGACGGGTTACCTGGCCTTGCCTTAACTGCGGAACCTGCAGAAGAGAATGTGTTAAATCGACCGCCAAGAAAACAGGGAGAAGGATTTTTCGCCGGTGGGCTTGGCATTCATATACTATGGGTAGGTTTCCTGATGGGCCTGGTGTGTTTTGGCATACAAGCCTGCGCTTTGTTCTTTGGTAACGACAACTGGCAGACGATTATCTTTACTGTGCTGAGTATCTCCCAAATGGGCCATGCCATGGCAATAAGAAGTGATACAAAATCACTTTTCAGCCAGGGTGTCTTTGGCAACAGGCAACTGTTTGTTGCTGTTTTATTTACATTAGTATTACAGGTTGCCTCGATCTATGTTCCATTTATGCAGGAAATACTGGGTACCCGTCCGCTTTCATTTTCTGAATTGATTTTTTGCCTTATCATGTCGGGTATCGTGTTCTGGGCAGTGGAAGCAGAAAAATACTTTAAAAGAAACCGCATGAAGAAAGGCTGTGCCTGA
- a CDS encoding SDR family oxidoreductase: protein MTTNKIALITGGSRGLGSNMAVRLAEEGHDVIITYRSQKELAKNVAGTIEAMGRQCGIIPFDAAHFNALDGFIQMLLKLLDDKWQRSNFDFLINNGGIGATIPFTEVKEEDFDRFLNIHFKSVYFLTQRALPFMNNGGRIINISTGTTRFCVPGYSVYASMKGAIETFTRYLAKEVGGRGITANVLAPGPIETDFNNAALRSNPERKAMMATLTALGRVGQASDIGGIVSFLCSDAAGWITGQRIEASGGINL, encoded by the coding sequence ATGACAACAAATAAAATAGCACTCATTACTGGAGGCAGCAGGGGCCTGGGAAGCAATATGGCTGTTCGCCTGGCGGAAGAAGGGCATGATGTAATCATCACCTATCGCTCGCAAAAAGAACTTGCTAAAAATGTGGCCGGCACTATTGAAGCCATGGGCAGGCAGTGTGGAATAATCCCATTTGATGCTGCGCATTTTAATGCCTTAGACGGATTCATTCAAATGCTGCTGAAACTACTTGATGATAAATGGCAGCGGTCAAATTTTGATTTCCTGATTAATAATGGCGGCATTGGAGCAACGATTCCGTTTACAGAAGTAAAGGAAGAAGACTTTGACCGGTTCCTCAACATCCATTTTAAAAGTGTTTACTTCCTCACCCAACGTGCGCTGCCATTTATGAATAACGGAGGAAGAATCATTAACATTTCTACAGGCACGACACGGTTTTGCGTTCCGGGATATTCAGTTTATGCATCCATGAAAGGAGCCATAGAAACCTTCACCAGATATCTCGCGAAAGAAGTTGGTGGCAGGGGAATTACCGCTAATGTACTGGCACCCGGACCGATTGAAACGGATTTCAATAATGCCGCACTCAGAAGCAACCCGGAAAGGAAAGCAATGATGGCAACACTGACGGCACTGGGCAGAGTCGGACAGGCATCGGATATTGGCGGCATCGTTTCATTTTTGTGCTCTGATGCTGCAGGTTGGATTACCGGTCAACGCATTGAAGCTTCCGGCGGCATTAACCTCTGA
- a CDS encoding GNAT family N-acetyltransferase, whose translation MLTLNFTPFPLLTTKRLLLRPLTIADAGEVYVHRSDERILEFIDSPRAKSKEDAIAFIEKISKAIAANESIFWAIQLNPMPAMIGSICIWNINKAEEEAETGYVLHPDYQGKGLMQEALNAVIDYGFHDMHLRRILADVHPQNIRSLALLIRNGFRQESAADGFVIYALEQQWRKSQQEVP comes from the coding sequence ATGCTCACACTGAACTTTACCCCATTTCCGCTACTAACCACCAAGCGGCTTTTACTGCGGCCATTGACGATTGCAGATGCAGGTGAAGTTTATGTTCACCGCTCCGATGAAAGAATCCTGGAATTTATTGACTCGCCGAGAGCAAAAAGCAAGGAAGATGCAATTGCTTTCATTGAGAAAATAAGCAAGGCCATTGCTGCCAATGAATCCATCTTCTGGGCCATTCAACTGAATCCAATGCCTGCAATGATCGGAAGCATCTGCATATGGAATATCAACAAAGCCGAAGAAGAAGCGGAAACGGGTTACGTCTTACACCCCGACTACCAGGGCAAGGGGCTCATGCAGGAAGCTTTGAACGCCGTGATTGATTATGGCTTTCACGACATGCATTTGAGGCGTATACTTGCTGATGTCCATCCGCAAAATATAAGATCGCTGGCTTTGCTGATCCGGAACGGATTCAGGCAGGAGTCCGCTGCGGATGGATTTGTCATTTATGCATTAGAACAGCAATGGCGGAAATCGCAACAAGAAGTTCCATGA
- the speB gene encoding agmatinase has protein sequence MVQLLGIPFDANSSYLRGPALAPALIRKMWMDGSSNDFSEQGMEIREGISFVDCGDLEFPDQQSVTAFENILQSAGRLLQREKKIFSLGGDHSVSYPLIAAVAGFHHPLHVLHIDAHADLYHNFDDNPYSHASPFARILERNLIASLTQAGIRTLTTHQREQAKKFGVSIIEAAGFSHSFVDELKGPLYISLDLDALDPAFAPGVSHHEPGGLSTREVIDMIQRIHVPVVGADIVEYNPLRDTHQVTAMVAYKLFKELMSKMY, from the coding sequence ATGGTTCAACTTCTCGGTATACCTTTCGATGCAAATTCTTCTTACCTGCGCGGACCTGCATTGGCGCCTGCGCTCATCCGTAAGATGTGGATGGATGGCTCGTCGAATGATTTTTCAGAGCAGGGAATGGAAATCAGGGAAGGGATCAGCTTTGTAGATTGCGGCGATCTTGAGTTTCCGGATCAGCAGTCTGTTACAGCGTTTGAAAATATCCTGCAAAGCGCTGGCAGGTTATTACAACGTGAGAAAAAAATATTTTCGCTGGGCGGAGATCATTCTGTTTCGTATCCGCTCATCGCTGCTGTTGCAGGCTTTCATCATCCGTTGCATGTGCTGCATATTGATGCACATGCCGACCTTTACCATAATTTCGATGATAACCCATATTCGCACGCTTCCCCCTTTGCAAGAATCCTGGAGCGCAATCTTATTGCATCGCTGACGCAGGCCGGTATACGCACGTTAACCACGCATCAGCGGGAGCAGGCAAAAAAATTTGGTGTTAGCATCATTGAAGCAGCAGGCTTCAGCCATTCATTTGTTGACGAACTGAAAGGCCCGTTGTATATCTCTCTCGACCTTGATGCACTTGACCCGGCCTTTGCGCCCGGCGTTTCGCATCATGAACCGGGCGGGCTGAGCACGCGGGAAGTTATTGACATGATTCAGCGGATACATGTGCCTGTTGTGGGTGCTGATATTGTGGAATATAATCCGCTGCGTGATACACATCAGGTGACTGCAATGGTGGCGTATAAACTATTTAAGGAACTGATGAGCAAGATGTATTAG
- a CDS encoding CPBP family intramembrane metalloprotease encodes MMTEEINSALIRISPFIVLISVIYLFLRLKRFSRNDIYLQPPVSLFRYAVWCLSFLIFIIFIEIIMYKTAYLQVDTWQHSWLPSVIRITGAVLLAPVAEELFFRGLLLYRLEKMKLNIHLAIALQAVLFVIAHNFAYENTLQSNIAVAQTFSDATLYAYARQHTKSLLTPITMHMTGNIIATLERFVV; translated from the coding sequence ATGATGACTGAAGAAATCAATTCCGCCCTGATCAGGATTTCACCCTTCATTGTCCTGATATCAGTTATCTACCTGTTTTTGCGCCTGAAGCGATTCAGCCGCAATGACATTTATTTACAACCACCCGTTTCCCTGTTCAGGTATGCAGTCTGGTGCCTGTCATTTTTGATCTTTATCATTTTCATTGAAATAATAATGTACAAAACCGCTTACCTGCAGGTTGATACATGGCAACATAGCTGGTTGCCTTCTGTCATCCGTATAACAGGGGCCGTATTACTGGCGCCGGTGGCAGAAGAACTTTTTTTCAGAGGGCTCCTCTTGTACAGGCTGGAGAAAATGAAGTTGAATATCCATCTGGCCATTGCGCTGCAGGCTGTTTTATTTGTAATCGCCCATAACTTCGCTTATGAAAATACCCTGCAATCAAATATTGCAGTGGCACAGACCTTCTCTGATGCCACCTTGTATGCATATGCCAGGCAACATACAAAATCACTGCTGACTCCTATTACCATGCACATGACAGGCAATATCATCGCTACACTGGAACGCTTTGTAGTGTAG
- a CDS encoding VOC family protein, whose product MKRVTGIGGIFFKCDDTASQKSWYEKHLGMQMNDWGGAIFRWRDAEHPEKEGSTSWSTFKKDTSYLDPSTKSFMINYRVENLEELLKVLKEEGVEIVGEMQVYEYGKFGWIMDPEGNKIELWEPVDEKL is encoded by the coding sequence ATGAAAAGAGTAACAGGCATCGGTGGTATCTTTTTTAAATGCGATGACACGGCTAGTCAGAAATCATGGTATGAAAAACATCTTGGCATGCAGATGAATGACTGGGGAGGAGCTATCTTCCGTTGGCGCGATGCAGAACATCCGGAAAAAGAAGGAAGCACTTCCTGGAGCACTTTTAAAAAAGATACTTCCTATCTTGACCCAAGTACAAAATCATTCATGATCAACTACCGTGTTGAAAATCTCGAAGAATTACTGAAGGTGCTGAAAGAAGAAGGTGTGGAGATTGTTGGTGAGATGCAGGTTTATGAATACGGGAAGTTTGGCTGGATCATGGACCCTGAAGGCAACAAAATTGAATTGTGGGAACCTGTTGATGAAAAGTTATGA
- a CDS encoding glycosyltransferase family 39 protein has translation MPARSFPFALLIALAGALFFIPFLGAVHLFDWDEINFAESAREMIASGNYAQVQINYQPFWEKPPLFIWLQVISMQLLGINEFAARLPDAITGIITLMTFYLVGRKYYSARLGWLWCLCMAGSLLPHLYFKSGIIDPVFNFFIFLGIFQLQLLTADQYRSIAYKEAILAGIFIGLGTLTKGPVALLVFILCGGAYWIVTRFRPLIKIKELLLFAFAYIITTGTWLLTDVYQNGWNFTSQFIQYQVELLTKPVAGHGGPLYYHFVVVFLGCFPMSVIALPALFSGHPKKEKTDMHRWMLILFWVVIILFSLVKTKIVHYSSLTYFPLSFLAALTLDKSWQQKQRVSKSVLLLTLVIGTIISIAFTAAPWVAQHPELIIPYINDPFAVDCLHTPVAWNGYEGMIGIVYWLLIIVAVWLLWTNQTRNGSLVLFGATALFLLVYLKAVVPKIESYSQGPAIKFYQHLKGKDVYVIPVGFKSYAHYFYFQKPPGRREESNSEQWLTEGPLDRTAYFVVKTTSLPQMQDREQLTFLYREGGFAFFKREPPVSTNPILPAGK, from the coding sequence ATGCCCGCCAGATCATTTCCGTTCGCTTTGCTGATTGCTTTGGCAGGTGCATTATTCTTCATCCCTTTTTTGGGCGCCGTTCATTTGTTTGACTGGGATGAAATCAATTTTGCGGAAAGTGCGCGCGAGATGATTGCCAGCGGCAACTATGCGCAGGTACAAATCAACTATCAGCCATTCTGGGAAAAGCCTCCGTTGTTTATCTGGTTACAGGTAATCAGCATGCAATTGCTGGGCATCAATGAATTTGCAGCCAGGCTGCCTGATGCCATAACCGGTATTATTACCCTGATGACATTTTACTTAGTAGGAAGAAAATATTACAGTGCCCGCCTTGGTTGGCTATGGTGCCTTTGCATGGCAGGTTCATTGCTCCCACATCTCTATTTCAAGTCAGGCATTATTGATCCGGTATTTAACTTCTTCATCTTCCTCGGCATCTTTCAGCTTCAGTTGCTGACGGCCGATCAGTACCGCTCCATAGCTTATAAGGAAGCCATTCTGGCCGGAATTTTTATCGGACTGGGAACACTTACTAAAGGCCCGGTTGCGCTCCTCGTCTTTATTCTATGCGGCGGCGCTTACTGGATCGTTACACGCTTCAGGCCCTTGATCAAAATCAAAGAGCTGTTGCTTTTTGCCTTCGCATACATTATTACCACCGGCACATGGCTCCTGACTGATGTCTATCAAAACGGATGGAATTTCACCTCACAGTTTATACAGTACCAGGTAGAACTGCTTACCAAACCTGTAGCCGGCCATGGTGGTCCGCTCTATTACCATTTTGTGGTGGTTTTTCTTGGCTGCTTCCCAATGTCTGTTATAGCACTTCCGGCACTGTTCAGCGGCCATCCAAAGAAAGAAAAAACGGACATGCATCGTTGGATGCTGATTCTATTCTGGGTGGTGATTATATTGTTTTCGCTGGTTAAAACAAAAATTGTTCACTACTCTTCCCTCACCTACTTTCCGCTTTCATTTTTAGCGGCTTTAACACTGGACAAGTCATGGCAACAAAAACAGCGTGTCAGCAAATCGGTGTTGCTGCTGACACTTGTTATTGGAACAATCATTTCCATCGCATTTACTGCTGCACCGTGGGTAGCACAACACCCTGAGTTAATTATTCCGTATATCAACGATCCTTTTGCCGTTGACTGCCTTCACACACCTGTTGCCTGGAACGGTTATGAAGGTATGATTGGCATTGTTTACTGGCTGTTAATCATCGTTGCCGTATGGTTGCTGTGGACCAATCAGACGCGCAACGGAAGCCTGGTGCTTTTTGGCGCCACCGCTTTATTTCTCCTGGTATATCTGAAAGCTGTTGTTCCTAAAATAGAATCCTACTCACAGGGGCCTGCCATAAAATTTTATCAGCATCTGAAAGGAAAAGATGTTTATGTTATACCTGTTGGATTTAAAAGCTATGCCCACTATTTCTATTTTCAAAAGCCACCGGGCCGCAGGGAAGAGAGTAATTCAGAGCAATGGCTGACAGAAGGACCATTGGATCGAACCGCCTATTTTGTTGTTAAAACAACTTCACTGCCGCAAATGCAGGATCGTGAGCAGCTGACATTTTTGTATCGTGAAGGCGGTTTCGCTTTCTTCAAACGCGAACCGCCGGTATCAACAAATCCTATACTGCCTGCAGGTAAGTAA
- the gldD gene encoding gliding motility lipoprotein GldD, translating into MKSRQAQSVITSVLAGSSRVSAISFILIFLFVMGCGNSYTPKPRGYFKIVMPQRGYQHFESATCPFTFEYPTYGVINRDTVFLDTVPDNPCWFNISFPALNGNLYLSYKEIAGKEMLQQLVEDAHQLTFKHTIKADYIDENLLHTPNHVSGIYYEVGGNAASAVQFFVTDSIRHFLRGSLYFYNTPNADSIAPVVDFIKPDIIKLISTLQWKD; encoded by the coding sequence ATGAAAAGCAGGCAGGCACAGTCAGTGATTACATCCGTCTTAGCAGGCAGTTCACGCGTCTCCGCGATTTCTTTTATCCTCATTTTTTTATTTGTGATGGGTTGCGGTAATTCCTATACGCCGAAGCCAAGAGGTTATTTTAAGATTGTTATGCCGCAAAGAGGTTATCAGCATTTCGAAAGCGCCACATGCCCTTTTACTTTTGAATATCCTACCTATGGCGTCATCAACCGCGACACGGTTTTCCTGGATACCGTGCCCGACAATCCCTGCTGGTTCAATATTTCCTTTCCTGCTTTGAATGGGAATTTGTATTTGAGTTATAAGGAGATAGCAGGCAAGGAGATGTTGCAGCAACTGGTGGAAGACGCCCATCAGCTTACCTTCAAGCACACCATTAAAGCGGATTACATAGATGAAAACCTGCTGCACACACCTAATCATGTTTCGGGCATTTACTATGAAGTAGGTGGAAACGCCGCATCGGCAGTGCAGTTTTTTGTCACCGACAGCATAAGGCATTTTTTACGCGGCTCGCTCTATTTTTATAATACACCAAATGCCGATTCCATTGCGCCGGTGGTGGATTTTATCAAGCCCGATATCATAAAACTGATCAGTACACTGCAGTGGAAGGATTAA
- the gldE gene encoding gliding motility-associated protein GldE, whose product MDLTGSVAVSDRLIVPLALIYSVPVDVSLLIISVILLLFITFLISGGEHALFSLTSRELADLEKKSPRTFRHIQHLMARPRQLLVLVKMLQMVVNVTVLFIAVRIGIHLFGGSSFSWLEYLLEILALILLLLVCQEILPKFFGGKNNIMWSKTMGTPLFLLSRLFFPFTEFIIESSYFIEKRFSRANEGLEEEVMEKPEEQLVEETTGHDDGIPIMQGILKFRTIVVRQIMKSRIDMFCLNEKTEFTQLLKTIREVGYSRLPVYRDNLDHIIGIFYTKDLLAFLQEPANQNWQQLIREAYFVPEGKKISQLLLELQSNQRHMAVVIDEYGRTAGLVTLEDIVEEIIGDIRDETDEKIELEYTKVDDNNFIFEAKTPINDFCKMMSLPEDFFDDVKSDTDSLGGLILEIRGTIPQPNESVQYENFLFTVLSVENYRITSVKVTRLEPKPDILS is encoded by the coding sequence TTGGATCTTACAGGCAGTGTGGCAGTTTCGGACCGGTTGATAGTGCCACTGGCACTTATTTATTCGGTTCCGGTAGATGTATCGTTACTTATTATATCAGTGATACTGCTGCTGTTTATCACCTTCCTGATTTCCGGGGGAGAGCATGCACTTTTCTCCCTTACGTCCCGTGAGTTGGCTGATTTAGAGAAGAAGAGTCCCCGCACGTTTCGCCATATACAACACCTTATGGCAAGGCCGCGTCAGCTGCTGGTGCTGGTTAAGATGTTGCAGATGGTGGTGAATGTAACCGTGCTATTCATTGCGGTAAGAATCGGCATTCACCTGTTTGGGGGCTCTTCTTTTTCCTGGCTGGAATACCTGCTTGAAATACTGGCATTAATCTTATTGCTGCTCGTTTGCCAGGAAATACTTCCCAAATTTTTCGGCGGTAAAAATAATATCATGTGGTCAAAGACCATGGGTACTCCGCTCTTCCTGCTGAGCCGGCTCTTTTTCCCGTTTACGGAATTTATTATTGAATCATCTTACTTCATCGAAAAGCGCTTCAGCAGGGCCAATGAAGGCCTTGAAGAAGAGGTGATGGAAAAACCCGAAGAGCAACTGGTGGAAGAGACAACAGGGCATGATGATGGCATTCCTATCATGCAGGGCATACTTAAGTTCCGGACGATAGTGGTCAGGCAGATCATGAAGTCACGCATAGATATGTTTTGCCTGAATGAAAAAACGGAATTCACACAATTGCTTAAAACTATTCGCGAAGTGGGTTATTCAAGATTGCCTGTTTATCGTGATAACCTCGATCACATCATCGGCATCTTCTACACGAAAGACCTGCTCGCATTTTTACAGGAACCGGCGAATCAGAACTGGCAGCAACTGATCCGCGAGGCCTACTTTGTTCCGGAAGGAAAAAAAATCTCACAACTGCTTTTAGAATTGCAAAGCAATCAGCGCCATATGGCGGTTGTCATTGATGAATATGGCCGCACGGCAGGGCTGGTAACGCTGGAAGACATCGTGGAAGAGATCATCGGCGACATACGCGATGAAACCGATGAAAAAATTGAACTGGAGTACACGAAGGTGGATGATAACAATTTCATCTTCGAAGCTAAAACACCAATCAACGACTTCTGCAAGATGATGAGCCTGCCTGAAGATTTTTTCGATGATGTGAAAAGCGACACTGATTCACTGGGCGGGTTGATACTGGAGATTCGCGGCACAATACCGCAGCCGAATGAATCCGTTCAGTATGAGAATTTCCTGTTCACCGTATTATCGGTAGAAAATTACCGCATCACTTCGGTGAAGGTGACGAGGTTGGAACCTAAGCCTGATATATTATCATGA
- a CDS encoding single-stranded DNA-binding protein, producing the protein MRGINKVILVGHLGKDPEVNHLEGGIAVAKFTLATTEVYNDKNGERKEQTEWHNIVCWRKLAEVAEKYLKKGSAIYLEGKIKSNNYTDKDNIKRYRTEIVADTFNMLDRKPEGSGGTSEPEPETVGAADDLPF; encoded by the coding sequence ATGAGAGGCATTAACAAAGTTATCCTCGTTGGGCATCTTGGAAAAGATCCCGAAGTAAACCACCTCGAAGGTGGTATTGCCGTTGCAAAGTTCACGTTAGCCACCACTGAGGTGTACAATGACAAAAACGGCGAACGCAAAGAACAAACCGAATGGCACAACATTGTGTGCTGGCGGAAACTTGCTGAAGTTGCCGAGAAGTACCTTAAAAAAGGGAGTGCTATTTACCTGGAAGGGAAAATCAAATCAAACAACTACACAGACAAGGATAACATCAAGCGTTACCGCACCGAGATCGTTGCCGACACTTTTAACATGCTCGATCGCAAGCCCGAAGGTTCTGGCGGGACTAGTGAGCCTGAACCTGAAACGGTCGGGGCAGCGGATGACCTTCCCTTCTAA